The Streptomyces spororaveus genome includes a region encoding these proteins:
- a CDS encoding cysteine hydrolase family protein, with product MTTTAIEIAPDSALLVIDVQKGFDEESFWGPRNNPAAEKNIAALMDDWQAAGRPVVLVRHASVQPGSVLAADHPGHAFKDLVEERSQGALVITKTVNSAFYGTPDLAEWLTARGIGQLVLVGIQTNMCVETTARMAGNLGYDVIVPLDATHTFDLAGPAGRALTADELATATAVNLEGGGFARVVTTADLLRA from the coding sequence ATGACAACGACCGCGATCGAGATCGCCCCCGACAGTGCCCTGCTGGTCATCGACGTGCAGAAGGGCTTCGACGAGGAGTCTTTCTGGGGGCCGCGCAACAACCCGGCCGCCGAGAAGAACATCGCGGCCCTGATGGACGACTGGCAGGCGGCCGGCCGCCCGGTGGTCCTCGTCCGGCACGCCTCCGTGCAGCCCGGTTCCGTCCTGGCCGCCGACCACCCCGGCCACGCCTTCAAGGACCTGGTCGAGGAGCGGAGCCAGGGGGCCCTGGTGATCACCAAGACCGTGAACTCGGCCTTCTACGGCACCCCGGACCTGGCCGAATGGCTCACGGCCCGGGGCATCGGCCAGCTGGTGCTGGTCGGCATCCAGACCAACATGTGCGTCGAGACCACGGCCCGGATGGCGGGGAACCTGGGCTACGACGTGATCGTCCCGCTCGACGCCACTCACACCTTCGACCTCGCCGGGCCGGCGGGCCGCGCGCTGACGGCGGACGAGCTCGCCACCGCCACCGCTGTGAACCTGGAGGGCGGCGGTTTCGCCCGCGTGGTCACCACGGCCGACCTCCTGCGGGCGTAG
- a CDS encoding GlxA family transcriptional regulator: MRRVAIVVQPGIRSFDLAVITEVWGPDRSRDGVPGFELRRCALEPGPIPLPGGLTLAPDRGLDWLATADLVVVPALAEPADPTPGPVLAALREAHARGVPVAALCAGAFVLAEAGLLEGRRAVTHWWLAPQLAAHYPGIVVEDAPLYVEDGGLWTSAGVASGIDLCLHLVREAHGAEAAAAIARSMVTGPFRTGDHAQYLDRPVPAADRTAEALAAVRARALRSLREPLSVATMAGWAGMSPRSFARHFAAATGTTPHRWLLEHRLDAARKLLERTDHPVPEVARRAGFASEVTFRQHFTAHVGLGPRAYRAASCAPAVAPNPPDSVRKGS, translated from the coding sequence ATGCGCCGTGTCGCGATCGTCGTCCAGCCCGGTATCCGCAGCTTCGACCTCGCCGTCATCACCGAGGTCTGGGGCCCCGACCGCAGCCGCGACGGGGTACCGGGCTTCGAGCTGCGCCGGTGCGCCCTGGAGCCCGGTCCGATCCCGCTGCCCGGCGGCCTGACCCTGGCTCCCGACCGGGGGCTGGACTGGCTGGCCACGGCCGACCTGGTCGTCGTACCGGCGCTGGCCGAGCCGGCCGACCCGACGCCCGGGCCGGTCCTCGCCGCCCTGCGCGAGGCGCATGCGCGGGGCGTGCCGGTCGCGGCCCTGTGCGCCGGGGCGTTCGTCCTGGCGGAGGCCGGTCTGCTGGAGGGCCGCCGGGCGGTGACCCACTGGTGGCTGGCCCCGCAGCTCGCCGCCCACTACCCCGGGATCGTGGTCGAGGACGCCCCTCTCTACGTCGAGGACGGCGGGCTGTGGACCTCCGCCGGGGTGGCCTCCGGGATCGACCTGTGCCTGCACCTCGTCCGGGAGGCGCACGGTGCCGAGGCCGCCGCCGCCATCGCCCGTTCCATGGTGACGGGCCCCTTCCGGACCGGGGACCACGCCCAGTACCTGGACCGGCCCGTCCCGGCCGCGGACCGGACGGCGGAGGCGCTGGCCGCCGTACGGGCTCGCGCCCTGCGCTCGCTGCGGGAGCCGCTGTCCGTGGCGACCATGGCCGGCTGGGCCGGGATGTCCCCGCGTTCCTTCGCCCGGCACTTCGCCGCCGCGACCGGCACCACCCCGCACCGATGGCTGCTGGAACACCGGCTGGACGCGGCCCGCAAGCTGCTGGAGCGCACCGACCATCCGGTGCCGGAGGTGGCCCGGCGGGCCGGTTTCGCCAGTGAGGTCACCTTCCGCCAGCACTTCACCGCGCATGTCGGGCTCGGTCCCCGCGCGTACCGTGCGGCCTCTTGCGCACCGGCAGTCGCACCAAACCCTCCGGACAGTGTTAGAAAGGGCTCATGA
- a CDS encoding SpoIIE family protein phosphatase: MTGRFGRQPTGWGSRLSARLSRWGHSVAGQVFALQAMIVLLLIAAAAAALVLQARYDSERDARHRSLAAAESFAHSPGVASALVSADPTALLQPLAEAARQGSGVDFIAVMNTAGIRYTDPRPELIGRRATGDLSRAVAGHAFTETFRGEPTDAVRAVVPIRNADGVVIGLVGTGIDIENVSQVVEGQLPLLLGAAAGALLLGTGGAALVSGRLRRQTRGLGAAEMSRINEHHEAVLHAVREGVVIVDADQRLVLANDEARRLLGLPPEPENRHVTDLGLDPRTAELLASGLVVTDHVHLAGDRLLAVNVRPTKEYRGMSTGSVVTLRDSTELAALSGRAAVARSRLQLLYDAGVRIGTTLDVVRTAEELSEVAVPRFADFVTVELLDPVLHGDEPSPAAGVHTQMRRAAITGVRTDSPLQPVGDIIRFVVPTAPMAAALDAGHAVLAADLNAAMGWRAQDAQGTRAALDYGLHSLISVPLQARGVVLGMANFWRAADTPESFDEEDRSFAAELGARAAVSIDNARRFTREHAMAVTLQRSLLPRVLPAQNAVDVAYRYLPAKAGVGGDWFDVIPLPGGRVALVVGDVVGHGVHAAATMGRLRTAVHNFSTLDLPPDELLGHLDELINRIDQNLTGTVPAGGNGGGEAAADGIAPDAMAGAIPDGTAEAATVTGATCLYAVYDPVSGRCLMASAGHPGPALIRSEGEVEFPPLPAGLPLGVGGMPFEAAEFALPEGSRLVLFTDGLVEDRDRDFDAGLHLLGETLARPGRSPDQACSDVLAAMLFPVPSDDIALLVADTRRLEADRIAEWEVPGEASAVSRVRNAGAAQLAAWGLDEISFATELILSELITNAIRYGSAPVRVRLLRDRTLICEVSDGSSTSPHLRYAATTDEGGRGLFLVAQYADRWGTRYTERGKVIWAELPLTGGAEPEAAAPPDLDALEDLAW, translated from the coding sequence ATGACCGGACGTTTTGGTCGCCAGCCGACCGGATGGGGCTCGCGGCTGTCCGCGCGCCTGTCCCGGTGGGGGCACAGCGTCGCCGGTCAGGTCTTCGCGCTCCAGGCGATGATCGTGCTCCTGCTGATCGCCGCCGCCGCGGCGGCCCTGGTGCTCCAGGCCCGGTACGACAGCGAGCGCGACGCCCGTCACCGCTCCCTGGCGGCGGCGGAGTCCTTCGCGCACTCCCCCGGTGTCGCGTCGGCACTGGTCTCGGCGGATCCGACCGCCCTGCTCCAGCCGCTGGCCGAGGCCGCCCGCCAGGGCTCGGGGGTCGACTTCATCGCCGTCATGAACACCGCCGGGATCCGCTACACCGACCCCCGGCCCGAGCTGATCGGCCGGCGGGCCACCGGTGACCTCAGCCGTGCGGTCGCCGGGCACGCCTTCACCGAGACCTTCCGCGGCGAGCCGACCGACGCCGTCCGGGCCGTCGTCCCGATACGGAACGCCGACGGCGTCGTCATCGGCCTGGTCGGCACCGGCATAGACATCGAGAACGTCTCCCAGGTGGTCGAGGGCCAGCTGCCGCTGCTGCTCGGTGCGGCCGCGGGCGCCCTGCTGCTCGGGACCGGCGGCGCCGCCCTGGTCAGCGGCCGGCTGCGGCGTCAGACCCGGGGACTGGGCGCCGCCGAGATGAGCCGGATCAACGAGCACCACGAGGCCGTCCTGCACGCCGTGCGCGAGGGCGTGGTCATCGTCGACGCCGACCAGCGGCTGGTCCTGGCCAACGACGAGGCCCGCCGGCTCCTCGGCCTGCCGCCCGAGCCCGAGAACCGGCACGTCACCGACCTCGGCCTCGACCCGCGCACCGCGGAGCTGCTCGCCTCGGGCCTGGTCGTGACGGACCACGTGCACCTGGCGGGCGACCGGCTGCTCGCGGTCAACGTGCGGCCCACCAAGGAGTACCGGGGCATGTCCACGGGCAGCGTCGTGACCCTGCGCGACTCCACCGAACTCGCCGCGCTCTCCGGCCGGGCCGCGGTCGCCCGCAGCCGGCTGCAGCTGCTGTACGACGCCGGCGTGCGGATCGGTACGACCCTGGACGTGGTGCGAACCGCCGAGGAGCTGTCGGAGGTGGCCGTTCCCCGGTTCGCGGACTTCGTCACGGTGGAGCTGCTGGACCCGGTGCTGCACGGTGACGAGCCTTCGCCGGCCGCCGGTGTCCACACCCAGATGCGCCGGGCCGCCATCACCGGCGTCCGTACCGACTCGCCGCTCCAGCCGGTCGGCGACATCATCCGGTTCGTCGTCCCGACGGCCCCGATGGCGGCGGCCCTGGACGCCGGGCACGCGGTTCTGGCGGCCGACCTGAACGCGGCCATGGGCTGGCGGGCCCAGGACGCCCAGGGGACCCGGGCAGCCCTCGACTACGGGCTGCACTCGCTGATCTCCGTACCGCTCCAGGCCCGGGGGGTGGTCCTGGGCATGGCCAACTTCTGGCGGGCCGCCGACACCCCGGAGTCCTTCGACGAGGAGGACCGTTCCTTCGCGGCGGAGCTGGGCGCGCGCGCCGCCGTGTCCATCGACAACGCCCGCCGCTTCACCCGCGAGCACGCGATGGCCGTGACGCTCCAGCGCAGCCTCCTGCCCCGGGTGCTGCCCGCCCAGAACGCCGTGGACGTCGCCTACCGCTACCTGCCCGCGAAGGCGGGGGTCGGCGGGGACTGGTTCGACGTGATCCCGCTGCCGGGCGGCCGGGTGGCGCTGGTGGTCGGCGATGTCGTCGGGCACGGGGTGCACGCCGCGGCCACCATGGGCCGGCTGCGGACGGCGGTGCACAATTTCTCCACCCTGGACCTGCCGCCCGACGAGCTGCTCGGCCACCTGGACGAGCTGATCAACCGGATCGACCAGAACCTGACCGGGACGGTACCCGCGGGCGGGAACGGCGGCGGGGAGGCGGCCGCGGACGGGATCGCCCCGGACGCGATGGCCGGGGCGATCCCGGACGGAACGGCCGAGGCGGCCACGGTCACGGGTGCCACCTGCCTCTACGCGGTCTACGACCCGGTGTCCGGGCGCTGTCTGATGGCCAGCGCCGGTCATCCCGGGCCCGCGCTGATCCGTTCCGAAGGGGAGGTCGAGTTCCCCCCGCTGCCGGCCGGCCTGCCCCTGGGCGTCGGCGGCATGCCCTTCGAGGCCGCCGAGTTCGCGCTTCCCGAGGGCAGCCGGCTGGTGCTCTTCACCGACGGCCTGGTGGAGGACCGCGACCGGGACTTCGACGCCGGTCTGCACCTGCTGGGCGAGACGCTGGCGCGGCCCGGCCGCAGCCCCGACCAGGCCTGTTCGGACGTGCTCGCCGCGATGCTGTTCCCAGTGCCGAGCGACGACATCGCCCTGCTGGTCGCCGACACCCGGCGGCTGGAGGCCGACCGGATCGCCGAGTGGGAGGTGCCGGGCGAGGCCTCGGCCGTCTCGCGGGTGCGCAACGCGGGCGCGGCGCAGCTCGCCGCATGGGGGCTGGACGAGATCTCCTTCGCGACGGAGCTGATCCTCAGCGAGCTGATCACCAACGCCATCCGGTACGGGAGCGCGCCCGTGCGGGTGCGGCTGCTGCGCGACCGGACCCTCATCTGCGAGGTCTCCGACGGCAGCAGCACCTCACCGCACCTGCGGTACGCGGCGACCACGGACGAGGGCGGGCGCGGGCTGTTCCTCGTCGCCCAGTACGCCGACCGGTGGGGCACCCGTTACACCGAACGCGGCAAGGTCATCTGGGCCGAGCTGCCGCTGACCGGGGGCGCGGAGCCGGAGGCGGCCGCCCCGCCGGACCTGGACGCGCTGGAGGACCTGGCCTGGTGA